In Streptomyces sp. DG2A-72, one genomic interval encodes:
- a CDS encoding ScyD/ScyE family protein → MRKRTALVIATGVALTATAGIAPASAGAGQDGRTGGKPVVRVIAKGLDNPRQLSYDHGRLYVAEAGRGGKKCIGEGPEGETCIGLSSAVTKIYWNGGAWKHYRVVQGLPSAAAPDGGFATGVDGVSARHGKVWGVETFAPPEAGVPTTPPWNKLGKLLKITHGKAKIAADIAAVELKHNPHKASVESNPYAVLALPDGRKIVADAAGNDLIEVSPSGRARPFTVFPDHDKNQSVPTSLALGPDGKLYVGELNGETEKPTARVWQVDPWTGKILGWKSGFGSITGLAVNDKGDLYVSQLFAGVVTKVSHGKRTNVKVPFPAGVAVDPYDGKVYVSAWSVADRDGTDLGQGKTPGGQVWKILGF, encoded by the coding sequence ATGAGGAAACGCACCGCACTCGTCATCGCCACAGGAGTCGCACTCACCGCCACCGCGGGCATCGCACCCGCGAGCGCAGGCGCCGGACAGGACGGCCGCACGGGCGGCAAACCCGTCGTCCGCGTGATCGCGAAGGGCCTCGACAATCCACGCCAGCTGTCGTACGACCACGGGCGCCTGTACGTCGCCGAGGCGGGCCGCGGCGGCAAGAAATGCATCGGGGAGGGGCCGGAGGGCGAGACCTGCATCGGTCTCTCGTCGGCCGTCACCAAGATCTACTGGAACGGGGGTGCATGGAAGCACTACAGGGTGGTGCAGGGACTGCCCTCGGCCGCCGCCCCGGACGGAGGCTTCGCGACCGGCGTCGACGGGGTCTCCGCGCGGCACGGCAAGGTCTGGGGCGTGGAGACCTTCGCCCCGCCGGAGGCCGGAGTGCCCACGACCCCGCCCTGGAACAAGCTCGGCAAGCTGCTGAAGATCACCCACGGCAAGGCGAAGATCGCCGCGGACATCGCTGCCGTGGAGCTGAAGCACAATCCGCACAAGGCATCCGTGGAGTCCAACCCGTACGCCGTCCTCGCGCTCCCCGACGGCCGCAAGATCGTCGCGGACGCCGCAGGCAACGACCTGATCGAGGTCTCGCCGTCAGGCCGGGCCCGCCCCTTCACCGTCTTCCCGGACCACGACAAGAACCAGTCCGTCCCCACCTCCCTGGCGCTCGGCCCCGACGGAAAGCTCTACGTCGGCGAGCTCAACGGTGAGACCGAGAAGCCCACCGCGCGCGTGTGGCAGGTCGACCCCTGGACCGGCAAGATCCTCGGCTGGAAGTCCGGCTTCGGCTCGATCACCGGCCTCGCCGTCAACGACAAGGGCGACCTGTACGTCAGCCAGCTCTTCGCGGGCGTCGTCACCAAGGTCTCCCACGGCAAGCGGACGAACGTGAAGGTGCCGTTCCCGGCGGGCGTGGCCGTCGACCCGTACGACGGCAAGGTCTATGTCTCGGCCTGGTCCGTCGCCGACCGGGACGGAACAGATCTGGGGCAGGGGAAGACGCCGGGCGGCCAGGTCTGGAAGATCCTCGGCTTCTGA
- the pcrA gene encoding DNA helicase PcrA has protein sequence MSSLFDDSFLANLQAPRAHAEEPPPPPEDDHVPEPIPDDLFGGKFDAPPDRDAYYRDGAHRPAVDPAALLDGLNENQRAAVVHSGSPLLIVAGAGSGKTRVLTHRIAYLLGERKVHPGQILAITFTNKAAGEMKERVEQLVGPRANAMWVMTFHSACVRILRRESKKLGFTSSFSIYDAADSKRLMALVCRDLDLDPKRYPPKSFSAKISNLKNELIDEEDFAAQATDGFEKTLAQAYAMYQSRLREANALDFDDLIMTTVNLLRAFPDVAEHYRRRFRHVMVDEYQDTNHAQYALVRELVGTGEHDEDVPPNEHDLLPAELCVVGDADQSIYAFRGATIRNILQFEEDYPDATTILLEQNYRSTQTILTAANAVIERNESRRPKNLWTNAGAGARITGYVADTEHDEAQFVAEEIDRLTDAGDAKAGDVAVFYRTNAQSRVFEEVFIRVGLPYKVVGGVRFYERKEVRDVLAYLRVLANPEDSVPLRRILNVPKRGIGDRAEAMIDALSQREKISFPQALRRVDEAYGMAARSTNAVKRFNVLMEELRTIVESGAGPATVLEAVLERTGYLAELQASTDPQDETRIENLQELAAVALEFEQEAGEGEAAGGLSDFLERVALVADSDQIPDEDEEGAGVITLMTLHTAKGLEFPVVFLTGMEDGVFPHMRALGQTKELEEERRLAYVGITRARERLYLTRSAMRSAWGQPSYNPPSRFLAEIPDQHVDWKRTGPSAAPAGPVSGVAASLSSSRSRSSASGASGFATRRTSEKPVVALAVGDRVTHDQFGLGTVMAVKGTGGNAEATIDFGDTKPKRLLLRYAPVEKL, from the coding sequence ATGAGCAGCCTCTTTGACGACAGCTTCCTGGCGAACCTCCAGGCCCCTCGGGCCCATGCGGAGGAACCCCCGCCGCCGCCCGAGGACGATCATGTGCCGGAGCCGATTCCGGATGATCTGTTCGGCGGGAAGTTCGACGCGCCGCCGGACCGGGACGCGTACTACCGGGACGGCGCGCACCGCCCGGCGGTGGACCCGGCCGCGCTCCTGGACGGGCTGAACGAGAACCAGCGAGCGGCCGTCGTCCACTCCGGCTCCCCGCTGCTCATCGTGGCCGGCGCCGGCTCCGGCAAGACGCGTGTGCTGACGCACCGCATCGCGTACCTGCTCGGCGAGCGCAAGGTGCACCCCGGCCAGATCCTCGCGATCACCTTCACCAACAAGGCCGCCGGCGAGATGAAGGAGCGCGTCGAGCAACTCGTCGGCCCGCGCGCGAACGCGATGTGGGTGATGACCTTCCACAGCGCATGCGTACGCATCCTGCGCCGCGAGTCGAAGAAGCTCGGCTTCACGTCATCCTTCTCGATCTACGACGCCGCCGATTCCAAGCGCCTGATGGCCCTGGTCTGCCGCGACCTGGACCTCGACCCCAAGCGCTACCCGCCCAAGTCCTTCAGCGCCAAGATCAGCAACCTGAAGAACGAGCTGATCGACGAGGAGGACTTCGCCGCCCAGGCCACCGACGGCTTCGAGAAAACCCTCGCCCAGGCGTACGCGATGTACCAGTCGCGCCTGCGCGAGGCCAACGCCCTCGACTTCGACGACCTGATCATGACGACGGTCAACCTGCTGCGCGCCTTCCCGGACGTTGCCGAGCACTACCGCCGCCGCTTCCGGCACGTCATGGTCGACGAGTACCAGGACACCAACCACGCGCAGTACGCCCTGGTACGCGAACTCGTCGGCACCGGTGAGCACGATGAAGACGTACCGCCCAACGAGCACGACCTGCTCCCCGCCGAGCTGTGCGTCGTCGGTGACGCCGACCAGTCGATCTACGCCTTCCGCGGCGCGACCATCCGCAACATCCTCCAGTTCGAGGAGGACTACCCGGACGCGACGACGATCCTGCTGGAGCAGAACTACCGCTCCACCCAGACGATCCTCACCGCCGCCAACGCCGTCATCGAGCGCAACGAGTCCCGCCGCCCCAAGAACCTGTGGACCAACGCGGGCGCGGGCGCGCGCATCACCGGCTATGTCGCCGACACCGAGCACGACGAGGCGCAGTTCGTCGCCGAGGAGATAGACCGCCTCACGGACGCGGGCGACGCGAAGGCCGGCGACGTCGCGGTCTTCTACCGTACGAACGCCCAGTCCCGTGTCTTCGAAGAGGTCTTCATCCGCGTCGGCCTGCCCTACAAGGTCGTCGGCGGCGTCCGCTTCTACGAGCGCAAGGAGGTCCGGGACGTCCTGGCCTACCTGCGCGTGCTCGCCAACCCCGAGGACTCGGTCCCGCTGCGCCGCATCCTCAACGTGCCCAAGCGGGGCATCGGCGACCGCGCCGAGGCGATGATCGACGCCCTCTCCCAGCGCGAGAAGATCAGCTTCCCGCAGGCACTGCGCCGCGTCGACGAGGCGTACGGCATGGCCGCCCGGTCGACGAACGCGGTCAAGCGGTTCAACGTGCTCATGGAGGAGCTCCGTACGATCGTCGAGTCGGGCGCGGGCCCCGCGACCGTCCTCGAGGCCGTCCTCGAACGCACCGGGTACCTCGCCGAGTTGCAGGCCTCCACCGACCCGCAGGACGAGACCCGGATCGAGAACCTCCAGGAACTCGCGGCCGTGGCCCTGGAGTTCGAGCAGGAGGCCGGGGAGGGCGAGGCCGCGGGCGGACTCTCCGACTTCCTGGAGCGCGTCGCCCTGGTCGCCGACTCCGACCAGATCCCCGACGAGGACGAGGAAGGCGCGGGCGTCATCACCCTGATGACCCTGCACACCGCCAAGGGCCTCGAATTCCCCGTCGTGTTCCTGACCGGCATGGAGGACGGCGTCTTCCCGCACATGCGCGCCCTCGGCCAGACCAAGGAGCTGGAGGAGGAGCGGCGCCTGGCGTACGTCGGCATCACGCGCGCGCGGGAACGCCTCTATCTGACGCGGTCCGCCATGCGGAGCGCGTGGGGGCAGCCGTCGTACAACCCGCCCTCGCGTTTCCTGGCGGAGATCCCGGACCAGCACGTGGACTGGAAGCGGACCGGTCCCTCCGCGGCCCCGGCGGGCCCGGTGTCGGGCGTCGCCGCCTCGCTGTCCTCGTCCCGCTCCCGCTCGTCGGCATCGGGCGCCTCCGGCTTCGCCACGCGACGGACCTCGGAGAAACCGGTGGTCGCGCTGGCGGTCGGCGACCGGGTCACCCACGACCAGTTCGGTCTCGGCACGGTGATGGCGGTCAAGGGCACCGGCGGCAACGCGGAGGCCACGATCGACTTCGGCGACACCAAGCCGAAGCGGCTGCTGCTGCGCTACGCGCCGGTGGAGAAGCTCTGA
- a CDS encoding M23 family metallopeptidase, whose protein sequence is MPVSFRRETCRRLSRPRTAGYSRRTALAAPVVEAREKLVNERHPSGTMTSPAPASDASAHYASYGGQEAHYGDFTTYDAYPANGFPSGTAGMDTGAYATPTFDANPLFGSMPGENTGSYDGTQWSTGSHQTLNYDVYAAQHHAAYDTGAYDTTAWANGHQPLSVIPPQATGPEATGQWDSGTWLQPEQPEHSGAADQTQHWDWGTQTFDTGAYDATQWNSDGAQHPADEYEHVSYDEPAQDEDGSDHTGLTASAGATGSTGELPAVTPLLDGQEEAVTPSPAPGSRAAARRAGRSRRRTPAKRSALLTVAVPSACVMGVAGIAAASVGTLTDDGGDTSTTASDTKSVKPSTANNKLDTQLESLTAGADDFADRASRTQERIDLRAQQEAEKKKAAAEAARKERLRPKYALPVAQHGLSAYFGQSGINWMSIHTGIDFPVSYGTPVMAATDGTVRTEWNSSYGNMMIVTDKDGTETWYCHLSTYAVSSGTTVKAGDAIAYSGNSGNSTGPHLHFEVKPSGGSAIDPLAWLRSHGLDPT, encoded by the coding sequence ATGCCCGTTTCCTTCAGGCGCGAAACCTGCCGAAGATTGTCGCGCCCGCGTACTGCCGGGTACAGTCGCCGCACTGCTCTGGCAGCCCCTGTTGTCGAGGCGAGAGAGAAGTTGGTGAACGAACGTCACCCGTCGGGGACCATGACCTCCCCGGCCCCGGCTTCCGATGCCTCGGCGCACTACGCGTCGTACGGCGGACAGGAAGCCCACTACGGTGACTTCACCACGTACGACGCCTACCCGGCGAACGGTTTTCCCTCGGGCACGGCAGGCATGGACACCGGCGCCTACGCCACCCCGACCTTCGACGCCAACCCGCTCTTCGGCAGCATGCCCGGCGAGAACACGGGCTCGTACGACGGCACGCAGTGGTCGACGGGCAGTCACCAGACGCTGAACTACGACGTGTACGCGGCCCAGCACCACGCCGCCTACGACACCGGCGCGTACGACACCACCGCCTGGGCCAACGGCCACCAGCCGCTCTCCGTCATCCCGCCCCAGGCCACCGGCCCCGAGGCCACCGGCCAGTGGGATTCGGGTACTTGGCTGCAGCCCGAGCAGCCTGAGCACTCCGGCGCGGCGGACCAGACCCAGCACTGGGACTGGGGCACGCAGACCTTCGACACCGGCGCGTACGACGCCACGCAGTGGAACTCGGACGGCGCCCAGCACCCGGCCGACGAGTACGAGCATGTCTCGTACGACGAACCCGCCCAGGACGAAGACGGGTCGGACCACACGGGCCTCACCGCCTCCGCCGGTGCCACTGGCTCAACCGGTGAGCTGCCCGCCGTAACACCCCTGCTCGACGGCCAGGAAGAGGCCGTCACGCCGTCCCCTGCGCCCGGCTCACGCGCGGCCGCTCGCAGGGCGGGCCGCTCCCGCCGCCGTACGCCCGCCAAGCGCTCCGCGCTGCTGACGGTCGCCGTGCCGTCGGCATGTGTGATGGGTGTCGCGGGGATCGCCGCCGCATCCGTCGGCACACTGACCGACGACGGCGGTGACACGTCGACGACCGCGTCGGACACGAAGTCCGTCAAGCCGTCCACCGCGAACAACAAGCTGGACACCCAGCTCGAGAGCCTCACGGCCGGTGCCGACGACTTCGCCGACCGGGCCAGCCGGACGCAGGAGCGCATCGACCTCAGGGCCCAGCAGGAGGCCGAGAAGAAGAAGGCGGCGGCGGAGGCGGCCCGCAAGGAGCGGCTGCGCCCGAAGTACGCCCTGCCGGTCGCCCAGCACGGGCTCAGCGCCTACTTCGGCCAGTCCGGCATCAACTGGATGTCCATCCACACCGGCATCGACTTCCCGGTCTCGTACGGCACGCCGGTGATGGCCGCGACCGACGGCACCGTCCGCACGGAGTGGAACAGCTCCTACGGCAACATGATGATCGTGACCGACAAGGACGGTACGGAGACGTGGTACTGCCACCTCTCCACCTACGCCGTCTCGTCCGGTACGACCGTGAAGGCCGGCGACGCGATCGCGTACTCCGGCAACTCCGGCAACTCGACCGGTCCGCACCTGCACTTCGAGGTGAAGCCGTCCGGTGGCTCCGCCATAGACCCGCTGGCCTGGCTGCGCAGCCACGGGCTGGACCCGACGTAA
- a CDS encoding triacylglycerol lipase yields the protein MKVTRAVVPFLPLCQRLLPSRLAGLSMNLLKATALDLAILAGHLLLYPSGITQERRGPGPALPPPDTAQLPTEAKPPVVLLHGFIDNRSVFVLLRRNLAQHGRQQVESLNYSPLTCDIRAAAELLARHIEEICERTGSKQVDIVGHSLGGLIARYYVQRLGGDIRVKTLVTLGTPHSGTRVAPLMNAHPIVRQMRPGSAVLEELTRPAPGCRTHFVSFWSDLDHLMDPLEAACIDHPDLLAHNVRVSGIGHLALPVHPAVATGIRQALDTAPTGAETAARTGGLTVA from the coding sequence ATGAAGGTCACCAGGGCGGTAGTGCCCTTTCTTCCCCTCTGCCAGCGCCTGCTCCCCAGCAGACTGGCGGGGCTGTCCATGAACCTCCTGAAGGCGACCGCCCTGGACCTCGCCATCCTCGCGGGACACCTCCTCCTCTACCCCTCCGGCATCACCCAGGAGCGCCGCGGCCCGGGCCCCGCGCTTCCCCCGCCCGACACCGCACAGCTGCCGACGGAGGCCAAACCCCCGGTCGTCCTACTGCACGGCTTCATCGACAACCGCTCGGTCTTCGTCCTGCTGCGCCGCAATCTCGCCCAGCACGGCAGGCAGCAGGTCGAGTCGCTCAACTACTCTCCGCTGACCTGCGACATACGCGCCGCGGCCGAGCTGCTCGCCCGGCACATAGAGGAGATCTGCGAGCGCACGGGCAGCAAGCAGGTCGACATCGTCGGCCACAGCCTCGGCGGGCTGATCGCCCGTTATTACGTACAGCGACTGGGCGGTGACATTCGCGTCAAGACGCTGGTGACGCTGGGCACGCCGCACTCGGGCACCCGGGTGGCTCCGCTGATGAACGCCCACCCGATCGTCCGCCAGATGCGCCCGGGCTCGGCCGTCCTCGAGGAGCTCACCCGGCCGGCCCCCGGCTGCCGTACGCACTTCGTGAGCTTCTGGAGCGACCTGGACCACCTGATGGACCCGCTTGAGGCCGCCTGTATCGACCACCCCGACCTGCTGGCGCACAACGTGCGGGTGAGCGGCATCGGACACCTCGCCCTGCCCGTGCACCCCGCCGTCGCGACCGGCATACGGCAGGCCCTCGACACCGCACCGACAGGAGCCGAAACAGCCGCCCGGACCGGCGGCTTGACCGTGGCGTGA
- a CDS encoding cobalamin B12-binding domain-containing protein: MGVAAGPIRVVVAKPGLDGHDRGAKVIARALRDAGMEVIYTGLHQTPEQIVDTAIQEDADAIGLSILSGAHNTLFAAVIDLLKERDAEDILVFGGGIIPEADIAPLKEKGVAEIFTPGATTASIVDWVRENVVQPAGA, translated from the coding sequence ATGGGTGTGGCAGCCGGTCCGATCCGCGTGGTGGTGGCCAAACCGGGGCTCGACGGTCACGATCGGGGGGCCAAGGTGATCGCGCGGGCGCTGCGCGACGCCGGTATGGAGGTCATCTACACCGGGCTCCACCAGACCCCGGAACAGATCGTCGACACGGCGATCCAAGAGGACGCCGACGCGATCGGCCTCTCCATCCTCTCCGGCGCCCACAACACCCTGTTCGCCGCCGTGATCGACCTCCTGAAGGAGCGTGACGCCGAGGACATCCTGGTCTTCGGCGGCGGCATCATTCCCGAGGCGGACATCGCTCCGCTGAAGGAGAAGGGGGTTGCCGAGATCTTCACGCCGGGGGCGACGACGGCTTCGATCGTGGACTGGGTCAGGGAGAACGTGGTGCAGCCGGCGGGAGCGTAG
- a CDS encoding DUF5691 domain-containing protein produces the protein MNRTSAPADAPAPSVSASANTPASSAWEELVTTALLGTERRTPPGSVPGREAPMALLDAAAVETVRRRAGLRPARAAERPEPAPEDPRPYLPAAAARRLALLLADRPGAGAGRSRGTAPDLMELLPQWLARANMRGFSAPPEVLPALLDAARGRTDLRPAALTFAGPRAMWLARLNPDWRFALRAAPGGGAAVPDPEDTEKVRELWQEGLFAERVALLATIRARVPAAARELLATTWSTERAEDRLMFLDSLRTGLGPDDEPFLEQALADRSRNVRATAAELLSALPGSALAGRMAVRAGACVTVDRMREIPTIAVEAPHECDPSMERDGVVTKPPAGRGERSWWFGQLVEAAPLGTWPGRLGGRTPQQIVALPVADDWQSELHAAWCRAAVRQRDAEWARALLGTPSAPEAGGPGAVSLAERAKLLGTLGCAERAEWVAGFIAAHGLSEAFQLLGVCAVPWATPLGRAVVDALNIARDAGSYPWSFSGVMGLAERCLDPGEAVRLDGLVAVPDEPEDASPGAGGYWAEAFQRLVTTLRLRAAMAEELEAA, from the coding sequence ATGAACAGGACCTCCGCTCCCGCGGATGCACCCGCGCCGAGCGTCTCTGCTTCTGCGAACACGCCCGCGTCGAGCGCCTGGGAGGAACTGGTCACCACCGCCCTGCTCGGGACCGAGCGGCGCACTCCGCCGGGTTCCGTTCCCGGCCGGGAGGCCCCGATGGCGCTGTTGGACGCGGCGGCCGTGGAGACCGTACGACGGCGGGCCGGGCTACGACCCGCGCGAGCGGCCGAGCGCCCGGAACCGGCGCCCGAGGACCCACGCCCGTACCTGCCCGCCGCCGCGGCCCGCAGGCTCGCGCTGCTGCTGGCCGACCGTCCCGGCGCGGGCGCCGGCCGCAGCAGAGGCACGGCACCGGATCTCATGGAGTTGCTGCCGCAGTGGCTCGCGAGGGCCAACATGCGCGGCTTCTCGGCGCCACCGGAGGTGCTGCCCGCGCTGCTGGACGCGGCCCGCGGCCGTACGGATCTACGGCCGGCGGCGCTGACGTTCGCGGGACCGCGGGCGATGTGGCTCGCCCGGCTCAACCCTGACTGGCGGTTCGCCCTGCGTGCGGCGCCGGGCGGGGGCGCGGCGGTGCCGGACCCCGAAGACACGGAGAAGGTGCGGGAGCTGTGGCAGGAGGGACTGTTCGCCGAGCGGGTCGCCCTGCTCGCGACCATCCGCGCCCGCGTGCCGGCCGCCGCACGCGAACTGCTCGCGACCACCTGGTCGACGGAACGGGCGGAGGACCGCCTGATGTTCCTCGACTCGCTGCGGACAGGACTGGGACCGGACGACGAGCCGTTCCTGGAACAGGCGCTGGCCGACCGGAGCCGCAACGTACGGGCGACGGCGGCGGAGTTGCTGTCGGCGCTGCCGGGGTCGGCACTGGCCGGACGGATGGCGGTCCGGGCCGGGGCGTGCGTGACCGTCGACCGTATGCGGGAGATACCGACGATCGCCGTTGAAGCGCCGCACGAGTGCGACCCCAGCATGGAGCGGGACGGTGTCGTGACCAAGCCTCCGGCGGGACGGGGTGAACGGTCATGGTGGTTCGGCCAGTTGGTGGAGGCGGCACCGCTCGGGACCTGGCCCGGCCGGCTCGGCGGACGTACGCCACAGCAGATCGTGGCGCTGCCGGTCGCGGACGACTGGCAGAGCGAGCTGCACGCGGCGTGGTGCCGAGCCGCCGTGCGACAGCGGGACGCGGAGTGGGCACGGGCGCTCCTCGGCACTCCGTCGGCACCGGAAGCCGGCGGTCCAGGAGCAGTGTCACTGGCAGAACGGGCGAAGCTCCTCGGCACGCTGGGCTGCGCCGAACGCGCCGAGTGGGTGGCCGGGTTCATCGCGGCGCACGGGCTGTCCGAGGCGTTCCAGCTGCTCGGAGTGTGCGCGGTGCCGTGGGCCACGCCACTGGGGCGGGCTGTGGTGGACGCACTCAACATCGCGCGAGACGCGGGGAGTTATCCATGGAGTTTCAGTGGGGTGATGGGGTTGGCCGAACGCTGCCTGGACCCCGGGGAGGCGGTCCGACTGGACGGCCTGGTGGCCGTACCGGACGAACCGGAGGATGCGTCACCGGGGGCCGGTGGGTACTGGGCGGAGGCGTTCCAGCGCCTGGTCACGACACTGCGGCTACGGGCGGCCATGGCGGAGGAGTTGGAAGCGGCATAG
- a CDS encoding SWIM zinc finger family protein, which translates to MTQQGVRWTADQVLALAPDAASRKAGSKLGAAGPWSEAGSSDEGTVWGLCKGSGSKPYQTVVDIADASGPAYKCSCPSRKFPCKHALGLLLLWAGGDGAVPPGRAPDWAEEWLAGRRRRTEEKRAAGPTGATSGPGDPEAARRRAERRAERVTAGASELEQRLADLLRGGLAGAEQAGYGLWEETAARMVDAQAPGLASRVRELGAVPASGPGWPVRLLEECALLHLLDQGWLRRERLPEELAATVRSRIGLPASADGPPVRDRWLILAQYDTADPKLTTRRIWLHGADTARTALLLSYGAAGRAPELALPVGLSLDAEVSAYPGAGQLRASLGEQFAPPAPAAIRPPGVTTVQAAARYGDALRDDPWLESVPVTLDRVIPTPDGDSWQLADADGATALPLTPSARSRAGLWRLVALSGGAPVKVFGECGHRGFNPLTAWPEGTSEAVTLC; encoded by the coding sequence ATGACTCAGCAGGGGGTGCGCTGGACCGCGGACCAGGTGCTTGCACTGGCGCCTGACGCCGCGTCACGCAAGGCGGGAAGCAAACTCGGAGCGGCCGGGCCGTGGTCCGAGGCGGGCAGTTCCGACGAGGGGACGGTGTGGGGGCTGTGCAAGGGCAGTGGCAGCAAGCCGTATCAGACGGTCGTCGACATCGCGGACGCCTCCGGCCCCGCGTACAAGTGCAGTTGTCCGAGCCGCAAGTTCCCGTGCAAGCACGCGCTCGGGCTGCTGCTGCTCTGGGCGGGCGGGGACGGCGCGGTGCCGCCGGGCCGGGCACCGGACTGGGCGGAGGAGTGGCTCGCGGGCAGACGCCGGCGCACGGAGGAGAAACGGGCGGCGGGGCCGACGGGTGCCACGTCCGGGCCCGGTGATCCGGAGGCCGCCAGGCGCCGGGCGGAGCGTCGTGCCGAGCGGGTCACCGCGGGGGCGTCGGAGCTGGAGCAGCGCCTGGCGGACCTGTTGCGCGGCGGCCTCGCGGGCGCGGAGCAGGCGGGGTACGGGCTGTGGGAGGAGACCGCGGCCCGCATGGTCGACGCCCAGGCCCCAGGACTGGCCTCGCGCGTCCGCGAGTTGGGGGCTGTTCCGGCGTCCGGTCCCGGCTGGCCGGTGCGGCTGCTGGAGGAGTGCGCACTGCTCCACCTCCTCGACCAGGGCTGGCTGCGCCGCGAGCGGCTGCCCGAGGAACTGGCGGCGACGGTCCGCTCCCGCATCGGCCTGCCCGCATCGGCGGACGGCCCGCCGGTCCGGGACCGCTGGCTGATCCTCGCCCAGTACGACACGGCCGATCCGAAGCTGACGACCCGCAGAATCTGGCTGCACGGCGCCGACACGGCTCGCACCGCACTGCTCCTCTCCTACGGCGCCGCGGGCCGCGCTCCCGAACTGGCGCTGCCGGTCGGGCTGTCCCTGGACGCCGAGGTGTCCGCGTACCCCGGAGCGGGGCAGCTGCGGGCTTCCCTGGGTGAGCAGTTCGCGCCCCCCGCTCCGGCGGCGATACGTCCGCCGGGAGTGACGACGGTCCAGGCGGCCGCCCGTTACGGCGATGCGCTGCGGGACGACCCCTGGCTGGAGTCGGTCCCGGTCACGCTGGACCGCGTCATACCGACCCCGGACGGCGACTCCTGGCAGCTGGCGGACGCCGACGGGGCAACAGCCCTGCCGCTGACACCATCGGCCCGCTCCCGCGCCGGCCTGTGGCGACTCGTCGCCCTGTCCGGCGGCGCCCCCGTGAAGGTCTTCGGCGAGTGCGGCCACCGCGGCTTCAACCCGCTGACCGCCTGGCCGGAGGGGACGAGCGAGGCGGTGACGCTGTGCTGA
- a CDS encoding AAA family ATPase, protein MSVTVEPSSVEVPENTSAQDSAQEAEPLRPHAEDAFATELAALAAQDDRPRPARWKMSPWAVATYLLGGTLPDGTVITPKYVGPRRIVEVAVTTLATDRALLLLGVPGTAKTWVSEHLAAAVSGDSTLLVQGTAGTPEEAIRYGWNYAQLLAHGPSRDALVPSPVMRAMAEGMTARVEELTRIPADVQDTLITILSEKTLPIPELGQEVQAVRGFNLIATANDRDRGVNDLSSALRRRFNTVVLPLPESVEAEVDIVSRRVDQIGRSLDLPSVPDGVDEIRRVVTVFRELRAGVTSDGRTKVKSPSGTLSTAEAISVVTSGLALAAHFGDGVLRAGDVAAGILGAVVRDPAADRVIWQEYLEAVVRERDGWKDFYRACREVSA, encoded by the coding sequence ATGTCTGTGACCGTGGAACCGTCGTCCGTCGAAGTGCCTGAGAACACGTCCGCGCAAGATTCCGCGCAGGAAGCGGAGCCGCTGCGCCCGCACGCCGAGGACGCCTTCGCCACCGAACTCGCCGCACTGGCCGCGCAGGACGACCGTCCGCGCCCGGCCCGCTGGAAGATGTCGCCGTGGGCCGTCGCCACGTATCTCCTCGGCGGCACCCTGCCGGACGGCACGGTGATCACACCGAAGTACGTCGGCCCGCGCCGCATCGTCGAGGTCGCCGTCACCACACTCGCCACCGACCGCGCCCTGCTGCTGCTCGGCGTGCCCGGCACCGCCAAGACCTGGGTCTCCGAGCATCTGGCCGCGGCGGTCAGCGGCGACTCGACCCTGCTCGTGCAGGGCACGGCGGGCACGCCGGAGGAGGCGATCCGATACGGCTGGAACTACGCGCAGTTGCTCGCGCACGGCCCGAGCCGCGACGCCCTCGTGCCCAGCCCCGTCATGCGGGCCATGGCGGAGGGGATGACCGCCCGCGTCGAGGAGCTGACCCGTATCCCGGCCGACGTCCAGGACACGCTCATCACGATCCTGTCCGAGAAGACGCTGCCGATACCGGAGCTGGGGCAGGAGGTGCAGGCGGTCCGTGGCTTCAACCTGATCGCCACGGCCAACGACCGCGACCGCGGGGTCAACGACCTGTCCAGCGCCCTGCGCCGTCGCTTCAACACCGTCGTGCTGCCGCTGCCGGAGAGTGTCGAGGCCGAGGTCGACATCGTCTCGCGTCGCGTGGACCAGATCGGACGCTCCCTCGACCTGCCGTCCGTGCCGGACGGCGTCGACGAGATCCGTCGCGTCGTCACGGTCTTTCGCGAACTGCGCGCCGGGGTCACCTCCGACGGCCGTACGAAGGTGAAGTCGCCCAGCGGCACGTTGTCCACCGCCGAGGCCATCTCCGTCGTCACGAGCGGGCTGGCGCTGGCCGCCCACTTCGGCGACGGCGTGCTGCGGGCCGGTGACGTCGCCGCGGGCATCCTCGGCGCCGTCGTCCGTGACCCGGCGGCCGACCGGGTCATCTGGCAGGAGTACCTGGAGGCGGTCGTCCGCGAGCGCGACGGCTGGAAGGACTTCTACCGGGCATGCCGGGAGGTGAGCGCGTGA